In one window of Mytilus galloprovincialis chromosome 6, xbMytGall1.hap1.1, whole genome shotgun sequence DNA:
- the LOC143079462 gene encoding uncharacterized protein LOC143079462: MAEFPISEDVIQENIPNDDTSIFLPEGSHVISNDSLPVVILTEDTSMLQGREILLSHNDTMLSDNLHKHQVNIIDLNLISHSDSNQSTLNQLNFDSLLPTQVEESQTPIATQSTVSGEILKQSSDNQKLVSYTIFRPNEEAIFTAERCQEDTVKQANRPPKLCQEYTVKQGNRPPKPCKKDTVRQGNSPPKRNQTKQTKMTKKTKKKGKTDVHDAVGSANYTQLLNNVNENLLSENSPVHDSGKKPSTIKNTVFHGLKGKPTGMGAVFKSKKTSNIFENLEQFAREGQKEIAVPSASNGDGVSTDNESERDFEDRLKSRCLRSKVSVKLVPLDMSKITVDKKLDVVSFKNNKKQQNIKSDVKKVPIEKVPIEKTVKEKSIDEKKVPKLKNGVIAEQYTYIRGKKKKKKPSLGLLREIDKKHAERFGKTPKSMTAWKKIETIEKSGKKPKVQGRKGIEGEFPCNLCDYVAKIKTHLQAHRAVHIPKWRKCNFCKFESRSEFKMLEHEARHTGEKPFKCKVEGCEYSAVCKGDLTKHQRKHQEDKPFKCPKAGCSFGTKWPRNLKHHLTTHSDERPHKCKQCGYAFKRPSDLSYHMYRHNDVKPIKCEKCEFRCKTNFEIKCHMLKHSDVRYFKCTHPGCTQATKTKSDLTKHMKVHCKTLDFVCDLCGKGFKTKSCLKKHLLRHSDERPWKCDLCDRRFKIKPALRNHINMHAGYKPHRCDVCGMLFASLGNKKTHMVVHTTKDRPLKCPICPYLGKTQEHILAHIGTMHGSKYAYFCEICKKPFKRYHLLQVHYPRCHTKEELEMLESALQLNMQAIKSEVIDEVTKVELAKTNSELNWDCVYVKDERCDNEAYGVAEDQNVNTDEDTTTKTSENQNLNGTNQDHNEENTVRSDVDPTQNEHQHTTDNLNDTNESNKPDVKPAKLEPTENFMNTTKPATLAIYDDFRLPLATVGFHFNFIKKGKKTKAWFMDQSYMDENAKKRHQKYLSRKREEMLYGYYNSKRKRKIPGKLTIVHESPEKKKRQFAGGKIFSKNKTKNALQPLIKLDSSNKTMPKIVIKSSSSESKRLEAKKLLEISIKKSTLSYDLKPHKKSKTTDIKTELVKKENPKKPSLESTIDSKKNKKLKITKTKKLKKVVKEQYMKPEEKIPIKPKRKPGRPPKVVEILKKDTDIIKLKGKPGRKPKLTSKMAEFRDREMNKNNKTGKPTAIHSTIVKNKPGRKPKGNVVTEKKTKKTGKKPGRKPKEHVKLPKLQKPKGKPGPKPKCKVPIMESKINKPKGKRGRPPKALQADSTILTIIKQEAEDDFDQMTTSLGNLIGWQEDMNSSSFNDPNNTGYQEDVNQSYNITVCQDSDQSHDTNLSSNATLSDRIKTNRRRVHNYKTSKDNENTKRKWFASGSATATQPPSELSTQMSDVPDKTTVVTDRPIVYRFTGTRASEPKTTRTNSELTSTNHERNFTPLPKDKADLYAKIRSRIASKNVTAKESHSRITAKHIPLERLAVDTSTGGIVTSNAFNSQLIPLQTFTSETLKGTTLIKECDKEPTKKLVSAQTLSSNTLKRMNIHYDSTCSKTNKRNKLDVPQVVIENAEEMNSRDYNEVYISSLQDSENYDEEEQVSQVFVKEEIIIDLDDENDKDYYRSDENVENEACMEVSSENCIAREHQPLEMDRIIESNGNLFIPYCDDVAVMQASAEGLQDPGGNVINLREPSTINQLGIIIETVQESAVNVSVEESPDGNVVVQMLEPADENGMLSKFSDDTDETLQDSDIDINSSPIKQEPIDKDSHS, translated from the coding sequence ATGGCTGAATTTCCTATTTCTGAAGATGTTATTCAGGAAAATATTCCCAATGATGATACATCTATATTTTTGCCTGAAGGAAGTCATGTGATATCTAACGATTCACTACCAGTTGTCATACTGACGGAGGATACTAGTATGCTTCAAGGGAGAGAAATCCTACTAAGCCATAATGATACAATGTTGTCAGATAATTTACATAAGCATCAGGTTAATATAATTGACTTGAACTTGATATCACATTCTGACAGCAATCAGTCAACTTTAAATCAATTAAACTTTGATAGTCTGCTACCAACTCAGGTGGAAGAAAGTCAGACCCCTATCGCAACTCAGTCAACGGTCTCTGGCGAAATTCTTAAACAGAGCAGTGATAATCAAAAATTAGTGTCTTACACAATCTTTCGTCCGAATGAAGAAGCAATATTTACAGCTGAACGATGCCAGGAAGACACTGTAAAACAGGCAAACAGACCACCAAAACTATGCCAGGAATACACTGTCAAACAGGGAAACAGACCACCAAAACCATGCAAGAAAGACACTGTCAGACAAGGAAACAGTCCACCAAAAAGAAACcagacaaaacaaacaaaaatgacaaaaaagacaaaaaagaagGGTAAGACTGATGTGCATGATGCAGTTGGATCTGCTAATTATACACAATTACTAAATAATGTTAACGAGAACTTACTGTCTGAAAATTCTCCAGTGCATGACAGTGGAAAAAAGCCTAGCACAATAAAAAATACAGTTTTCCATGGTTTAAAAGGCAAACCTACTGGCATGGGAGctgtttttaaaagtaaaaaaacaagcaATATCTTTGAAAATTTAGAACAATTTGCAAGAGAAGGTCAGAAAGAAATAGCTGTGCCTTCAGCCTCCAATGGAGATGGTGTTTCTACTGATAATGAAAGTGAAAGAGATTTTGAAGATAGACTTAAGAGTAGGTGTTTAAGGTCGAAAGTTTCGGTCAAATTAGTTCCTTTAGATATGAGCAAAATAACTGTTGATAAGAAACTAGATGTTGTTagctttaaaaacaataaaaagcaaCAGAACATAAAATCGGATGTTAAGAAAGttcccattgaaaaagttccCATTGAAAAGACTGTAAAGGAAAAATCGATAGATGAAAAAAAAGTTCCTAAACTAAAAAACGGTGTGATAGCAGAGCAGTATACATATATCCGtggaaagaaaaagaagaaaaaaccaaGTTTGGGATTGCTGAGAGAAATTGACAAAAAACATGCAGAACGCTTTGGTAAAACTCCAAAATCAATGACAGCAtggaaaaaaattgaaacaattgaaaagAGTGGTAAAAAACCAAAAGTACAAGGACGTAAAGGAATAGAAGGAGAGTTTCCATGTAATCTTTGTGATTACgttgcaaaaataaaaactcatCTTCAAGCTCATAGGGCAGTTCATATACCGAAATGGagaaaatgcaatttttgtaaatttgagtCACGGTCAGAGTTTAAGATGTTGGAACATGAAGCCAGGCATACAGGAGAAAAACCATTCAAATGTAAGGTTGAAGGGTGTGAATATTCTGCCGTGTGCAAGGGAGATCTAACTAAGCACCAAAGAAAACATCAAGAGGACAAACCATTCAAATGCCCAAAGGCTGGATGCAGCTTTGGCACAAAATGGCCTCGTAATCTAAAACATCATTTAACTACACACTCTGACGAGCGTCCTCACAAATGTAAACAGTGTGGTTATGCCTTCAAAAGACCTAGTGATCTTAGCTATCACATGTATCGTCATAATGATGTGAAACCAATTAAGTGTGAAAAATGTGAATTTAGGTGCAAAACCAATTTTGAGATTAAATGTCACATGTTAAAGCACAGTGATGTCCGTTACTTCAAATGTACTCATCCTGGCTGTACACAGGCGACCAAAACTAAATCAGATCTTACCAAACATATGAAAGTTCATTGTAAAACATTAGATTTTGTATGTGACTTATGTGGAAAAGGATTTAAAACCAAAAGCTGCTTGAAAAAACATCTCTTACGCCATTCTGATGAACGACCTTGGAAGTGTGACCTCTGTGACAGACGATTTAAAATAAAGCCTGCTTTGAGGAATCATATTAATATGCATGCAGGGTACAAACCACACCGGTGTGATGTTTGTGGTATGCTTTTTGCAAGCTTAGGCAATAAGAAGACTCACATGGTCGTCCACACAACTAAGGACCGACCTCTTAAGTGTCCGATTTGTCCCTATTTAGGGAAAACACAGGAACATATACTAGCACATATCGGAACAATGCACGGAAGTAAATATGCTTACTTTTGTGAAATCTGTAAAAAGCCATTTAAACGTTATCACTTATTACAAGTTCATTATCCAAGATGTCACACCAAGGAAGAACTAGAGATGTTGGAAAGTGCACTTCAGTTAAACATGCAGGCGATTAAATCAGAAGTGATAGATGAAGTCACCAAGGTTGAGCTGGCAAAAACAAATTCTGAATTGAATTGGGATTGTGTTTATGTCAAGGATGAAAGATGTGATAATGAGGCTTATGGTGTAGCTGAAGACCAAAATGTAAATACTGATGAAGATACAACTACTAAAACATCTGAAAACCAAAATCTTAATGGGACTAATCAAGACCATAATGAGGAAAACACTGTTCGTTCAGATGTTGACCCAACTCAGAATGAGCACCAACATACTACTGATAACTTAAATGATACTAATGAAAGCAATAAACCAGATGTTAAGCCAGCAAAATTAGAGCCCACAGAAAATTTTATGAACACCACAAAGCCAGCTACTCTTGCCATCTATGATGATTTTAGACTTCCTCTAGCAACAGTaggttttcattttaattttataaaaaagggaAAGAAGACAAAGGCATGGTTCATGGACCAAAGTTATATGGATGAAAATGCCAAAAAGAGACATCAAAAGTACCTAAGCAGAAAGAGAGAAGAGATGCTTTATGGGTATTACAACTCAAAACGTAAACGTAAAATTCCAGGGAAATTAACAATAGTTCATGAATcaccagaaaaaaagaaacgacaGTTTGCAGGTGGAAAAATCTTCagtaagaataaaacaaaaaatgcattACAACCTTTGATAAAATTAGATTCATCAAATAAAACAATGCCAAAAATTGTTATTAAATCAAGTTCAAGTGAATCAAAAAGATTAGAGGCCaaaaaattgttggaaatcaGCATTAAGAAGTCGACTTTGTCATATGATCTGAAACcacataaaaaatcaaaaactacaGATATTAAAACTGAACTAGTTAAAAAAGAAAATCCTAAAAAGCCATCATTGGAATCTACTAttgacagtaaaaaaaataagaaattgaaaattaCGAAAACAAAGAAGTTAAAGAAGGTTGTTAAAGAACAGTATATGAAACCTGAAGAAAAAATCCCTATTAAACCAAAAAGAAAACCAGGAAGGCCCCCTAAGGttgttgaaattttgaaaaaagataCGGATATTATAAAGCTAAAAGGGAAGCCTGGAAGAAAACCCAAACTTACTAGTAAAATGGCTGAATTCAGAGATCgtgaaatgaacaaaaataacaaaacggGAAAGCCTACAGCAATCCACTCCACAATAGTTAAAAACAAACCAGGCAGAAAGCCTAAAGGTAATGTGGTTACAGAGAAGAAAACTAAGAAGACGGGCAAGAAACCTGGACGAAAACCTAAAGAACATGTGAAACTACCGAAGTTACAAAAGCCAAAGGGCAAACCAGGACCTAAACCAAAGTGCAAAGTTCCAATTAtggaaagtaaaattaacaaaCCCAAAGGGAAACGTGGCAGACCACCTAAGGCTTTACAAGCAGATAGTACAATACTGACTATTATAAAACAGGAAGCAGAGGACGATTTTGATCAGATGACTACATCCCTTGGTAATTTGATTGGTTGGCAAGAGGATATGAATTCAAGTAGCTTTAATGATCCAAACAATACAGGATATCAGGAAGATGTAAACCAGTCATATAATATAACTGTTTGTCAAGACTCTGACCAGTCACATGACACTAATTTGTCAAGTAACGCAACGCTATCTGATAGAATTAAAACCAATAGAAGAAGAGTACATAATTACAAGACATCAAAGGATAATGAAAACACAAAAAGGAAATGGTTTGCATCAGGTAGTGCTACAGCTACCCAGCCGCCGTCAGAATTGTCCACACAAATGTCAGACGTACCAGATAAAACTACTGTAGTGACAGATAGACCAATCGTATACAGATTTACTGGTACACGGGCTAGTGAACCCAAAACAACAAGAACAAATTCTGAACTTACCAGCACCAATCATGAAAGAAATTTTACTCCATTACCAAAAGATAAAGCTGATCTTTATGCTAAAATACGATCTCGTATTGCTTCAAAAAATGTAACTGCGAAGGAATCACACAGTAGAATTACCGCTAAACATATCCCGTTGGAGAGATTAGCTGTAGATACATCAACTGGAGGGATTGTTACTTCTAATGCATTCAATTCTCAGCTCATACCTCTGCAAACGTTCACATCTGAAACTCTAAAAGGGACTACTCTCATAAAGGAATGTGATAAAGAACCAACTAAGAAACTAGTTTCAGCTCAGACATTAAGCTCTAATACATTGAAAAGGATGAATATACACTATGACTCAACATgctcaaagacaaataaaagaaataaacttGATGTTCCTCAAGTTGTCATAGAAAATGCAGAAGAAATGAATAGTCGTGACTATAATGAAGTATACATTTCTTCATTACAAGATTCAGAAAACTATGATGAAGAAGAGCAAGTTAGTCAAGTTTTTGTTAAGGAGGAAATAATTATTGACCTAGATGATGAAAATGACAAAGATTATTATCGATCTGACGAAAATGTTGAAAATGAGGCTTGTATGGAGGTTTCCTCAGAGAATTGTATTGCAAGAGAACACCAGCCTCTTGAAATGGATAGAATCATTGAAAGTAATGGTAATTTGTTTATACCGTATTGTGATGACGTAGCAGTCATGCAAGCTTCAGCTGAGGGTCTTCAAGATCCTGGAGGAAATGTCATAAATCTGAGAGAACCGTCTACTATAAATCAGTTAGGAATTATTATTGAAACTGTACAAGAGTCTGCTGTAAATGTTTCTGTAGAAGAGAGTCCGGATGGTAATGTGGTCGTCCAGATGCTTGAACCAGCTGATGAAAATGGCATGTTATCCAAGTTTTCAGATGATACTGATGAGACTTTGCAAGATAGTGACATAGATATAAATAGTTCACCAATTAAACAAGAACCTATCGATAAAGACTCCCATTCATAG